In the genome of Sander lucioperca isolate FBNREF2018 chromosome 18, SLUC_FBN_1.2, whole genome shotgun sequence, the window taaaaagtcatagtatgcccaaaaaagtgataagaaagacTAACACAACTTTTTTCTTCATCTATTTGTATTCTTCATTCCTGGAAAGTAAGCCTTCAAACTAATTGCACCCCAGTTGTTGAACAAtcaaccttctgtcttccaagCATTCTCTTATCACCCCAAGCTATCAGACCTGACACAAAGATTATGTTTTTGTAagaaagtgatagtatagtatgtcgataaaagtaaaaaaaaagtcatactatagtttgtcaaatatagtagaaaaaaaaagtcacagtatagttatgaccaaaaaagtgataaaatagtcatagtatagcatgtcgaaaaaagtgatgaaaaaatcatagtatagtatgtcgaaaaagtcattgtatattatgtcaaaaaagtgataaaaaagtaatagtatagcatgtcgataaaactgaagaaaaagtcatagcatagtgtgtggaaaaaaagtggTAAGAAAACATTTCTCTTCATCTAATTGTATTCTTCCTTCCTGTAAAATAGGTCTTGAAACTAATTGTACACTAAAGGATTTGAACactcaaccttctgtcttccaatcaTTCTATTATCACCCTATGCTATCTGACCTGacacatttatgtttttgtcatttttttctcttttgcttAGTATATTGGCCCTCAATACTTAACGAAACATACTGTGTAAGATTCAAACACTCAACCTCCTGTCTTTCAATCATTCTCTTATCACTCCAAGCTTTCGGACCTGACACAAAACCTAtgtttttggcatatttgtctctttcaatTAGTATATTGGACCTCAAAACTTGAAAATGTAAGATTTGAACACTCAACCTTCTGTCTACCAATCATACTCTTACCTCCCTAAGCTAACTGACCTGAGACAAAAattacgtttttgtaaaaaagtcatatgtcgaaaaaagtgaaaaaagtcacagcataatatgtcgaaaaaagtgataaaaaaatcatagtatagtatgttgaaaaaagtgattaaaaagtcatagtatagcatgtcaaaaaaactgataaagaagtcatagcatagtatgtagaaaaaagtgatatgaGAGACTGACAGGAAAACTACTTTTCCCTTAATCTAATTGTATTCTTCATTCCTGTAAAATAAGTCTTCAAACTAATTACACACTACAGGATTTGAACactcaaccttctgtcttcAATCATTTTCTTATCATCCTACGCTATCTGACCTATCACAAAGTTTATGTtttcgtaaaaaagtcatagtatagtatatcgaaaaaagtgattaaaaaagtcatagtatagcacgtcaaaaaagtgataaaaagtcacagtataatattgtcaaaaaaagtgataataaaatgatagtattgtatgtcgaaaaagtcatagtatagtatgttgaaaaaaatgagagACTGACAGAAAAACAACTTTTCTCTTAATCTATTTGTATTCTTCATTcctgtatgtcgaaaaagtcatagtatagtatgtcaaagaaagtcatagtacagtgttgaacattttttaaaaagaagtcatagtattgtatatcgaaaagtaatagtatacagtagtatgacaaaaaaaatcatagtgtaACATGTGCATGataaaatcatagtatatagtatgttaaaaaaagtgataaaaagtcatagtatagtatgtcaaaaccaTGATAAAAAAGGCATTATGTACTCataattgtgtgaatgctgattctgCTGATTATGTGTTTTGCCAaaagtagtatagtatgtccacacaagtcatagtatagtatattatatcAAAACAGTCAtagagtatgtcaaataaagtgatacaaaagtcatagtatagtatgttgaaaaaaacgtgataaaaagtcatagtataatatattgaataaagttatagtatagtatgttggggCAATTCGGGGCCTGATCACCCCCGACTGGGTCACCCAGGGGAGGGTGTCTGATTTTTAAGACCCGAAACACCTGATGACCCTGGGTTAATCACTGACGATGTGTCCAGGTTTCACCACAGTGTATTTTAAGAACTGTCATTGAAAGCCTGGAAGAACATGTAAACTCCTCAGTCCGGACTgggaaaaaaagtgacgaaaaagtCAGTATTCGATGTCAAAGAaattgatgaaaaaagtcatagtgtacaGTAagtagtatgacgaaaaaaatcatagtgtagcatgtcaaaaaaaatgataaaaagtcatagtatagtatgttaaaaaaagtgataaaaaagtcagtgtagtatgtcaaaaacatgataaaaaagGCATTATATACTCataattgtgtgaatgctgattctgCTGATTATTTGATCTTAGATATGTGTTTTGCCAAAAgtgaattatgtctaaaaccCCTTAAAATTTGTGATGCCATCTAAATACACTAAAACTAAATTCCCTGAGGAAAGAGACGTATGTATTATGTAATACTGAGGAGCAACACATTATTCAAGCGTCTAATAATACAAGAGATCTTTAAGTGACATAACATGAATGTTCCATTTTCTTATTATGCTCATGTATGGTTCAGTGAGATGTAAATTCCTCATCAGTCAAGCTTGTGTTGCACTGGTTTCCATCTTGACATGTTGCATAGCGCATTAAAGAGACACGCAGAACTCTGACGCAAGCTGGACACAAACCGTCACTACTGCTGACATGCTGATTGCACATATCAAGCCTATTCCATAAGGCATTTACCCAGAATTAGTCACTAAAAAGCAAAGGTCTCTGATTAACACCCACATAAGGAGACACACAGGTCACACAATGGCACTCCTTACCTTCCACGCCTCCTCCAGCTCAGCCGTCCACCTCTCCTTCAGGATGGGCTGCACGGCACAGATGAATTCTGCTCCGACGTACTGGAAAATAATTATGTAAGATACTTATGATGTGCGTATGCCTTGTTAACAAGGATGATATCCAGTTAGTGTGTCACAGCATTCTTGTTATGTGCAAGAGTAGGTGTGTTTCCATTTTGCAGTTTTGGCTCAATTCATTCAGCTGCTGTGATTTTAGGAGTCTCAGTATAATGGTGAGTCTGATAAAGAGCTACAGCTGAAATTAGAACAAGTTGGATCATTGGGGTCTTACACTGTAGTACTTAGGTGGGGCGTTGTAATGATAATGGCTTTTTCCCAGCTCCAGAGCCAGAGCTTCCAGTCTCTCCAGCTGGTCCAGTCTAGCCACACTTTTCTCGATAAAAGACATCACCCTGAAAAAGATGGAGCAAAAAAGACACCCAGCACGAGTGATCCACCAGTTAATTGTGAATTAGCAGTAGGAGACTAGCAACTGAGACATCTCCACTGTAGATAAGTGTGTGTCACAAACTCAAACGCCTAGAAAGATATACACAATTGATTCTTATCAATCTAGCTGTGTGTCTCTGCTGCAATGCCACGCTAGCCTCTGTACCTTCAGGTCCTCAGGCAGTAATTGGCTGCTTTGGCCTTGTGCATAGAGGAACACAGAGAATCCTGATGCATCCTGAAAACCACAGACAAGTGGCTGTGATAGATGCTACAAGCTCTATCTGCAGCAGAGTGGTAAGCAATGTTATAATGATACCACTACCGGAGGCGCCACTTATCTTATGATTTCATCCCCTGTGCTGTGTGCAACATGGCTTCATTATCTACTGTTAAAAAGATAAGTCCGGTTTATTTTTCtgatgaaaagaccaaaacaactACCGTATGTATTGATTCCACTAACAAGTATTGCCTGTAGCCAACGCCTGATATTCCTCAGTGCCATGTAGCTCCCTTGTTGTTCAAAAGCTATTGAAAACACATTGAGGatacactgtcctgctgccACACATGCTCACTGGAGctgtgattcccaaccaggggtacttCTACTTCCCCCAAGGGGTACCTGGAATATTTGTGGAGTGGCTCTGATAATttcaaaaagcagaaattatctTTTGGTAATCTGATAAAATAAGAACACCACATGTGGCACATCTGTGGCTTTAAATAGTCCTCCAAAAATTCACAATTCACACCTGTTTGAGGattgtttgctaaaaactacagtgctcaGATAGAACTGTTTAAGGAAATTACTGAGacttatttaaaaatgaaactatatatttgtgagttgtttttaaaatttactttttcagtaggaaccaatgggtGACTTGGGGCCACAGACACAGTAGGGAAGTATATATTAAGAGAAGGACTAATGCatttttggttttggtcttttcatgggatttgtttaaaacaagaaaatatataACTATGCCTGCCCTGTCCTTTTTTGCATAGCAACTAGGACGGTAATCATAATGGCAGAATCAATATGCTCTCCTGACCAGTGTATACCGTGCAGTACTATGCTATGCTATCATTGGCTGGCTCGTTCCGTTTAGCTAAAGTGTTGATGTGTTATGAGTTACAGAGTTGGTAACTGACCGTAGACCGTGTGCCCTGAGCTCCCGGCTGGTCCGCAACCTCTCCAGGTCCTCCACATCTCGGAACAGGAAGAAGACATCCTTGCATTCCGGATGGGTCTCAAACAACCTGTTACCAAGACAACAACAGCGCAAGCCTCTGAGAACTAATATTCATTCCCAGACCAAAACAaacctatctatctatataatcCAGCACAGACAACCTAGACATTTGTGGTGCTGAACTCTAACATCGAGCAAGGCATTAATGATACATTATAGTTTCAAAGATGTGTGGGTGTGGCAGGTCAAACAGAAGCTTATTCtattttgtttattgttttttttcttccttttttccgTGGCCTCCAGCACTGCTagtgagaggaaaaaaacatgtgCTTCTAACCTGACATAGATAACAGAGTCCTCATGAATAAATGCATTAGATGTCTAAAAACATGTGCCCTCTTTGATAGATGAATTGATGAATAGAGGTGGTGGGTGAGGTGTGCAAAACATGAGTAGCTCAGTGCCCTTTGACAAGCAGATGATAATACAGAGAGAGGTCTATTGAAATGCCTGTTTTAAATTTGTCTAACCCCCTAGTCTGGCTCATTAGTTTTAAAGTGTAATTTAACTATGTTACAACTGGCAGTGGAAAGGTTCTGTGCTTATAGTTTCATTAAATGAGAAATTGTATGGCTCTATTTTTTTTAGAAGAATCCTGAATTTGCACTTGATTGAATGACAAACTCAACATGTAAGCCTACAACGTTTGCACTCTGGTGTAAGTGGCTGTGAAATTTGCTTTCTCAATATTCATACCTCCTGCTCACCAGCTTCATTGATTTGAGAAAAGGGGAAATTGGCTGCTCTTTATTTTTCCAGTCGCTGTCAACACAGCATCAACCTGTAGAGAGCTGGTTATTTTATTCCATTGTGTGTTCTCTCGTTGCATAGTACGTGCAAGTATGCATACATGCAGACAATGTAGCACTGCATTATATCACTCAAGTGGAATTTTAATTGGCCCTGTTCAGAGGTTGTATTCATCAGTGGCACTCATGGATAGAGCCCATCTGAGTCTTTAGAGTCTCTTATTTTGTATAAATTGGACAGAGGAACATCCCCTTGCCAAGGAATAAggtttgttaaataaaaaaaaaaaaagaacacaatTGAAAACAGGTGAttcatatttgctgttttaCTCTAACAATTACTGTTCAGTTATGAGATACAAGCCCTGACACCCGGGGGGCCCTGGGGTGGCCCTGACCCAGAAGAGGCCCATGAATATCCAGGCTAAAATATAAAGGACTATCTTTTCAACTGTTGAGGTCACCCAGGGGACACATGGCATTAAATGGGCTTCTAGCCATGTGCCTGGTAGTCTCTTTACTTTAGATACTGCAGCCTGTCTACGACTCTTCATCACCATACAcattcatttcttttatttccctGCCAAAGGCTGAAGATGTTTTCCCGGACGCTAGTCATCATGCTAAttgataaaatacattttcctgatggcTAATGCCTTCAATTTTATAGCAAGCCCGGTGGCTGTGTATTATTATGTAATGTTGTTAAGATGTGATAGGAAGTGATAAGAGGGGAGGAGGGGTATTCCGCTCTGATCTCTAAATGAAAAGCTGTGGGTCAGAGGGCAGAGCCCAGGAATACTGGATGCTCACTTTCCCGGCTTGTATGAAAAGATCTGGCATCATGTCATCGCCGCAGCAGATCAGAAGACCTTCAGCACACATTTTGTGCCAGCAGGTCAGAACACAGTTCAGAGGTTTCACTAAGCTGTTTGATAAGGTTAAACTGCCCTTCGCTGTGCGTTATAATCAGGGATATGGGTCATTTAAACATATGATATGGGAATAAAAAGTTGGACCTATTTTATGTCTTTTGGCTGCAAAATTCACAATATTTAGGCTATATTTAACAAATTATTACATCcgcagatatatatacacactgtgtgtgtatatatatatatatatatatatatatgtctcaGTGTGACTTGATAAAACTTTGAAATGTATCTACTCCCCTTCTGATTAGCCAACTAGACTAATTAATTTGAAGTTATTTAACCTGGAAAAGCACAGAAAAGGCTTAAGCATCCTACCTGACAAACATAATAATCCCAACTTTGGCTATATCGTCCTGGATAACTTTCCATGACTCCTTGATCATCTGAATCTGATCCTCGCTGGGATACGCAGCACCAGCAGTCTCCTCTGTAGTCCTGTCTCCAAACTCAGCTTTTGCTGCCAGACCTGATATTGCGCAGCCCAttcttcattaaaaaaaatagaaaattatgtttttgcgCAAGCCAGGAAGAAAGATCGGGGGTTAGTTGATTTTGTGTCACAGGACATCTAATGTTGTTGGCTTCTGGTTTAAGTGCGCGACTGCTCCGCGTCTGAAAGTACACGCCTCTGGTCGGTATCACTGATTGGTGTCAAGTCAGTAAATAGACAGACAATATGCAAGTTCTGGTCAatggttcaaaataaaaaaaaaacttcgtTGATGACAACACATTACAGGGAGTGCTGAGAAGTAACTGCGCTTTTATGTTGAAGGATTTTACGTTGACTTCCGGTTTGAGTCTGTCGATTCATGCCTGACTTGACGCAGCGTTTTCAGTTGAGAGAGAAATTAACAGCGCGCACAAAGCAAAGGCACAAATGCTAGGCTCTGcagtcattttaaataaaagacaGATTACACAAATGAATAAAGACATACACACGTGCCCACCTTATTATATTGCCACTAGCTGTTCCAGTCTGATTCTGGTAGCAAATTTAGATGAAAGTGCACTGACCAAAGCGTTACGTGTCAATTCTACGattattaattcaacatttTAACCCTTGTTTTCTTGACATTGGGGTCCCACAGAGCTCAAttctgtaggcctatgtgtactaatattaatgattaaagtGCTAACCCTTCCGTTTGTCACAAACTTGCCTATTTGATAAAAGGTGACAAAATACAGAAACCGCATAAAACAAAGTTATTAACCAAGTAAGACATATTTCATGTAGGCTACTACATGTAATATGGGCTATGCATGGGCAAATAATAGTGTACTTTTCTGTAGCAGAATTCTGAAACATGTCATTAAGTTAAGCACATTTAAAAGCAATTCTCATAAAATTAGGAAAAGTAAAGGACCTACAGTATGTGAACCCTTTTTATTGAAAATATGGGAAACTTCAAGTATGAAACAATATATTTTCTGGAATGGGAAAGTAAAAAGGGTTGCTACAGGTCAGTATTTACATGAGGCTAATCTCCCAAATATACAGttttataaataatattaaagaaaatatacaacttattgagaaaaataaagctccagtgatacagtatgtgaaaaCAGTTTTAGAAGCAGCTACAGTAAACGTGGAATTAATGACACAAATAACTGCTGTGACCACATGTATGAAAGTCAACAAATGTTAAAAGGAAACCCTCTTTGGTGTACAGTCGGTCAGAGACTTTGCTAAAAGCACAGCTCTCTCGTCAATGACACTTTAGCTCCTTTTTGTTTTCCCCTAAAAATATATCTGACAGTTTACATGGTTAAATGGTAACATTGCTATAGTGGTTATACTGTAGCAAGAAGCATCAACAGTGGGAGGGAACCAAATAGATGCATATAACAATTGAGTAGAACCTAATCTTCAATTGATACAGGAGACTATATACACATTTTTACATAAACTTGTGCAGTCAAATACCCAATGTACAAATATTGCAACCCACCTTTTTAAAAGACAATATACTTTCCCCTCATGGTCCTCACAGATGACCAATAATATCCCTTTGTGTTACACTGGTGCCAAACATCATCACTATGTCCTACAGTGAAAACAACGTGCAGACAAAAAGTTGCATTCTTTTCTTTGTTAAGTTTTGTGGGGCACATGATAGTCCCtgataataaaaatgtacataatTCACATGTTCATGAACTTGTGGTTAAGCTCTGGAATTTCTCTCGTAAGCTTTTCACAAGATTACTTTCAGTCAACTTCCCTGAAACCGGGGCAGCAGACTTTGTGGCACAGTCTAGGCCCCCTTGAAAAACGCTGTCCCCATCTTGTAGTTTGTCAGTTTCTTTTGTTATCAGAGACACCTGACTGGCTGTGTAGCAGCTTCTCACAGGTTCCTGAAGGTTTTGTACTTCATGGAGGGGAAGAGACCCAAGCATGTGGTCCAAGGAGCTCCACCTGCACAGCAGAGGCTGAAGCTGGGGCTGGGTCCAGTCCTCTACCACAGGACACCTTTCTTTATATATCGTTTCAGACTGTGTCCTCGGACAGTCTGTCAGAGCTTTGTGAAGATCAGAGGCACTATTGTACTTGTGTGAGCAGCCATTACACCCGTTTGCACAGCACTCCAGAATCCCGTTTGGGACTGTGCAGCTACAGGTTAATTTTGAGGAGTGGGAGGTGTCTGTGTATTTGATGCGCAACTCCTGTACGTCAGGCCAGTGGAAGGTATCTGTCTCTGGCGGTGGGCTTTGTGGGCAGCTAACTGTGCTCTGGGAGCTGGCTTCAGAGCTGGGGTTCTGGCCCGGGCTCGGAGAACGCTCTTCGTGGATGACCGCCTGATCGCAAGTCTTTAAGGGCAATCTCAGGTTGGGTTTacctgcacacatacacaaaaacagacagttTTCAGTTTTCTCCATACATCCTCCATACAGCTAAAGAGGTAGGTTACTGCATAAGAAAGCAACATGGCTATCATTTGCATCCTATTTACCCTTTTTCCTTAATTGCATCTTCTCCTCGTGGACAGCAGGCATAGTCTTCAAGCTCTGTTGATTTGCTCTTTCTCGGTTCCTCTGCCAGACCATTGGTCTGTTATTTTTGATGCGCTGACTGTACTGACGTGCCAGCTGGAACACCTTGCTTTTCATCTTTCCCATGTCTTGTAGGAACTGGTCCTCGTCAATACTCGTTCGGAAGCTAATAATCTTGGGTAGTTGGCCATGGTTTACATGGCTCTTGTCTTCAGATGAGTCCTGACAGGATCCTCCCACTGCTGGAAAGGTGGTGGTGGGGGATGAGATGGAGGAGCCATCTGAGGCAGTGCTTAATTCAGACTCTTCTAAAATAGGAGGTGGTTGCTTACTGGTTGTAACATCTGAAGTGTCTGAGCTGATATCCTGCATCTCTTCTAATCTTGAGTCATTAAGTTGCTCCTCCGCAATCTGCAGGACTTCCTGGCTCTCCTCCTCCATTTCCATGTCTTGCAGAACCTTGTGCATGTCTGATGAGAGTCTGACCTCTTCTTCTGTGGTAGAGGAATCTGTGATGCTCGGAGATCTAGCCTTGACCTCCACTGGTCTCCGTGGTTCCGCCTTTTGATGAGTGTCAGTGTTTCGAATCTTTTCCAAGCCAGGAAGGTCAAACACAGACCAGGAAGTGGGGCGGTTCCGAGAGAGGCCTTTCTTGTGGACTGGGACAGCCTGCTCCTGAGGAACACTGTTAAGCTGTCGGCTCAGGTGCCGGACCAGACCTGCTGGGATATAGGAGAGGCTCTCCCTACGCTTGATGCTAAAGTTAGCATCTTGGTGCTCAGCGTGCTCGTAGTATCTTCTGATCTTGCGGATGAGGAGGCGATCTTGTTTAGAGAGAGTGGACCTGAGTTCCCCTTCAATGAGGGCGTTCAGTGCAGGATCGTGTGCAGGAGTTGAAAGGTAAGCCTCTGAGGTCACCGGTGGCTCTAGGGAAGAGCTGGCCAACATTTGGGTCTGTTCCTCAAAGTCCATGCAAGCTGAGGGGCTTTTGAAGACGTCATTATCTACTGAGGGTGAGGGGCAGGCGAGGGAACCCAAGTCCTCTGAGACCAGACTGCTCCGTCTGGAGAGGCTGCTGATGAAGCGCTCCGCTATCACACTTGCCTGGTCCAACACAGAGGAAGGTAGGATGCTTTTATTGTCTGAAAGcgcctcttcttcctcctctgagAGCTCCCCATTTGTCAGTACACTCGTCTCCTCCACTTGGAGAACTGAAGAATCACTCTCGCCTTCATCTTCCTCTCCAGTTTCTCTTGAGGTATCCTGAGGTTCTGGTGTGTCGGCTTCTTGTTGCAAAGGGTAGACAGGAGACTCGTGGCACTGGGAGTAATGCATCTCCAGCTGATCGCTCTTCCTTGCTTGAGGGACACAGTCTAGAGGGCACAGCTCCTCTGCATTGACCTGAAACATGATAGCAGTGTTTGCAAAGTGGGATGTAATGAGTAAAAGAGATATTAGGATGGCAAGCACTCTCCGTTAGCCATTAACGTAATGGACCTAGGCAGTTTAATCTAAAGCATCCACAATTTATGATGCATGTCTTTTGTCTTATGAGGCCCACTTGAGCTTTATTACAGTGATTTATTTCTAACAATATGAAACTGTAGTAAAAACGAAGGAGACATTGTGATTGTATTTGCAGCTTGGTTTCTAATGCCTCCTTGTTGGACCAT includes:
- the LOC116035649 gene encoding pleckstrin homology domain-containing family G member 3 isoform X2, which produces MPEGSHSVLHQGPMGEESPQLSSPLSTSEHDQANVDLGSDCYSRLCVEPLDGEGERPVSLASTLSSGSSRDSRSLFGSTVALPSSTTPPIQSEEDIDLELSPAESTGEQAGDRSPSLTCTRGRWQERLEPRVISNRWNNNATSNRKASGEIPHIPAPPVVTHAMAPNPKLTYVDRVVMEIIETERMYVQDLRSIVEDYLAHIIDMSNLPIRPEQVCALFGNIEDIYEFNSELLQSLDMCENDPVAIAQCFVNKSEYFEIYTQYCTNYPNSVAALTDCMRSKTLAKFFSDRQAALRRSLPLGSYLLKPVQRILKYHLLLQEIARHFDSDEEGYEVVQEAIDTMTGVAWYINDMKRKHEHAVRVQEIQSLLINWKGPDLTTNGELVLEGTFHVLRAKNTRTLFLFEKMLLITKKRGEHYVYKTHILCSTLMLLDSAKDPLLFSVIHFKHPKQPHTVQTKSVEEKRLWAHHIKRLILENHNTIVPLKVNNTVPHTGVLFFSANEELPRILNTLSFSLKAKDAILDNSNYPGKYHYSPERLKKAESCQADDFHLKGQNGRRRSEPAKQIIRSTRAVLKHADSEGALLGERCSLQPATSVSTLASTLYEPQAESPCVEDVISRRDSLEQLSPTDSDLKLGSSPSEGGQELEKEEEAKEEEEEGESYKEDILMGDDQDDQIRDTAELKTIQREEVETHRQEEKHVDVAVKETLATQVNAEELCPLDCVPQARKSDQLEMHYSQCHESPVYPLQQEADTPEPQDTSRETGEEDEGESDSSVLQVEETSVLTNGELSEEEEEALSDNKSILPSSVLDQASVIAERFISSLSRRSSLVSEDLGSLACPSPSVDNDVFKSPSACMDFEEQTQMLASSSLEPPVTSEAYLSTPAHDPALNALIEGELRSTLSKQDRLLIRKIRRYYEHAEHQDANFSIKRRESLSYIPAGLVRHLSRQLNSVPQEQAVPVHKKGLSRNRPTSWSVFDLPGLEKIRNTDTHQKAEPRRPVEVKARSPSITDSSTTEEEVRLSSDMHKVLQDMEMEEESQEVLQIAEEQLNDSRLEEMQDISSDTSDVTTSKQPPPILEESELSTASDGSSISSPTTTFPAVGGSCQDSSEDKSHVNHGQLPKIISFRTSIDEDQFLQDMGKMKSKVFQLARQYSQRIKNNRPMVWQRNRERANQQSLKTMPAVHEEKMQLRKKGKPNLRLPLKTCDQAVIHEERSPSPGQNPSSEASSQSTVSCPQSPPPETDTFHWPDVQELRIKYTDTSHSSKLTCSCTVPNGILECCANGCNGCSHKYNSASDLHKALTDCPRTQSETIYKERCPVVEDWTQPQLQPLLCRWSSLDHMLGSLPLHEVQNLQEPVRSCYTASQVSLITKETDKLQDGDSVFQGGLDCATKSAAPVSGKLTESNLVKSLREKFQSLTTSS
- the LOC116035649 gene encoding pleckstrin homology domain-containing family G member 3 isoform X7, encoding MLPLLDYLAHIIDMSNLPIRPEQVCALFGNIEDIYEFNSELLQSLDMCENDPVAIAQCFVNKSEYFEIYTQYCTNYPNSVAALTDCMRSKTLAKFFSDRQAALRRSLPLGSYLLKPVQRILKYHLLLQEIARHFDSDEEGYEVVQEAIDTMTGVAWYINDMKRKHEHAVRVQEIQSLLINWKGPDLTTNGELVLEGTFHVLRAKNTRTLFLFEKMLLITKKRGEHYVYKTHILCSTLMLLDSAKDPLLFSVIHFKHPKQPHTVQTKSVEEKRLWAHHIKRLILENHNTIVPLKVNNTVPHTGVLFFSANEELPRILNTLSFSLKAKDAILDNSNYPGKYHYSPERLKKAESCQADDFHLKGQNGRRRSEPAKQIIRSTRAVLKHADSEGALLGERCSLQPATSVSTLASTLYEPQAESPCVEDVISRRDSLEQLSPTDSDLKLGSSPSEGGQELEKEEEAKEEEEEGESYKEDILMGDDQVADFASSVLAAISCWHYRARALLSTHFTTDDQIRDTAELKTIQREEVETHRQEEKHVDVAVKETLATQVNAEELCPLDCVPQARKSDQLEMHYSQCHESPVYPLQQEADTPEPQDTSRETGEEDEGESDSSVLQVEETSVLTNGELSEEEEEALSDNKSILPSSVLDQASVIAERFISSLSRRSSLVSEDLGSLACPSPSVDNDVFKSPSACMDFEEQTQMLASSSLEPPVTSEAYLSTPAHDPALNALIEGELRSTLSKQDRLLIRKIRRYYEHAEHQDANFSIKRRESLSYIPAGLVRHLSRQLNSVPQEQAVPVHKKGLSRNRPTSWSVFDLPGLEKIRNTDTHQKAEPRRPVEVKARSPSITDSSTTEEEVRLSSDMHKVLQDMEMEEESQEVLQIAEEQLNDSRLEEMQDISSDTSDVTTSKQPPPILEESELSTASDGSSISSPTTTFPAVGGSCQDSSEDKSHVNHGQLPKIISFRTSIDEDQFLQDMGKMKSKVFQLARQYSQRIKNNRPMVWQRNRERANQQSLKTMPAVHEEKMQLRKKGKPNLRLPLKTCDQAVIHEERSPSPGQNPSSEASSQSTVSCPQSPPPETDTFHWPDVQELRIKYTDTSHSSKLTCSCTVPNGILECCANGCNGCSHKYNSASDLHKALTDCPRTQSETIYKERCPVVEDWTQPQLQPLLCRWSSLDHMLGSLPLHEVQNLQEPVRSCYTASQVSLITKETDKLQDGDSVFQGGLDCATKSAAPVSGKLTESNLVKSLREKFQSLTTSS
- the LOC116035649 gene encoding pleckstrin homology domain-containing family G member 3 isoform X6, coding for MAPNPKLTYVDRVVMEIIETERMYVQDLRSIVEDYLAHIIDMSNLPIRPEQVCALFGNIEDIYEFNSELLQSLDMCENDPVAIAQCFVNKSEYFEIYTQYCTNYPNSVAALTDCMRSKTLAKFFSDRQAALRRSLPLGSYLLKPVQRILKYHLLLQEIARHFDSDEEGYEVVQEAIDTMTGVAWYINDMKRKHEHAVRVQEIQSLLINWKGPDLTTNGELVLEGTFHVLRAKNTRTLFLFEKMLLITKKRGEHYVYKTHILCSTLMLLDSAKDPLLFSVIHFKHPKQPHTVQTKSVEEKRLWAHHIKRLILENHNTIVPLKVNNTVPHTGVLFFSANEELPRILNTLSFSLKAKDAILDNSNYPGKYHYSPERLKKAESCQADDFHLKGQNGRRRSEPAKQIIRSTRAVLKHADSEGALLGERCSLQPATSVSTLASTLYEPQAESPCVEDVISRRDSLEQLSPTDSDLKLGSSPSEGGQELEKEEEAKEEEEEGESYKEDILMGDDQVADFASSVLAAISCWHYRARALLSTHFTTDDQIRDTAELKTIQREEVETHRQEEKHVDVAVKETLATQVNAEELCPLDCVPQARKSDQLEMHYSQCHESPVYPLQQEADTPEPQDTSRETGEEDEGESDSSVLQVEETSVLTNGELSEEEEEALSDNKSILPSSVLDQASVIAERFISSLSRRSSLVSEDLGSLACPSPSVDNDVFKSPSACMDFEEQTQMLASSSLEPPVTSEAYLSTPAHDPALNALIEGELRSTLSKQDRLLIRKIRRYYEHAEHQDANFSIKRRESLSYIPAGLVRHLSRQLNSVPQEQAVPVHKKGLSRNRPTSWSVFDLPGLEKIRNTDTHQKAEPRRPVEVKARSPSITDSSTTEEEVRLSSDMHKVLQDMEMEEESQEVLQIAEEQLNDSRLEEMQDISSDTSDVTTSKQPPPILEESELSTASDGSSISSPTTTFPAVGGSCQDSSEDKSHVNHGQLPKIISFRTSIDEDQFLQDMGKMKSKVFQLARQYSQRIKNNRPMVWQRNRERANQQSLKTMPAVHEEKMQLRKKGKPNLRLPLKTCDQAVIHEERSPSPGQNPSSEASSQSTVSCPQSPPPETDTFHWPDVQELRIKYTDTSHSSKLTCSCTVPNGILECCANGCNGCSHKYNSASDLHKALTDCPRTQSETIYKERCPVVEDWTQPQLQPLLCRWSSLDHMLGSLPLHEVQNLQEPVRSCYTASQVSLITKETDKLQDGDSVFQGGLDCATKSAAPVSGKLTESNLVKSLREKFQSLTTSS